In the genome of Longimicrobium sp., the window GCCGCACTCGCGCGCCGCCGCCCCGCTGCTGCGCGCGGACGACTGGTTGCTGTACTCCCGCAAGGGCCCGTTCGCCATGTACGCCCTGCGCGAGTACGTGGGCGAGCAGCGGGTGAACGGCGCGCTCCGGCGCTTCCTGCAGGTGCACGGCTCGGGCGTGCCGCCGCTGCCGACTTCGCTGGACCTGTACCGCGAGCTGCAGGCGGCCACGCCCGATTCCCTGCGCCCCCTGCTGGCGGACCTCTTCGAGCGGAACACCTACTGGGAGCTCGCCACGGAGCAGGCCAGCGCCCAGCTGCTACCGGACGGCACCTGGCGCGTTACGCTCGACGTGCAGGCGCGCAAGGTGGTCGTCGACAGCGCGGGCGGCGAGCGCGAGCTGCCGATGGACGACCTGGTGGAGATCGGCGTCTACGCGGCCTCGGCGGATGCAAAGCCCGGCGAGCCGCTGTACCGGCGGATGCACCGCGTCCGCTCCGGCGAGCACCGCATCACCGTGATCGTTCCCCGCAGGCCGGCGCGGGCCGGCATCGACCCGCGCATCCTGCTGATCGATGACGAGCCCGGCGACAACCTCGCGGACGTGGCGGTTCGCACGCCGCGATGAACATCAACCCGAATCTCCGTCCATCCACCGAGGATATCATGCACCGAACCAAGCTGTTCCTGGTGTTCGCGGCCCTCGCCGCCTGCGCGCCCAAGCCACCCGCCGCCACGGTCCCCGCGGCCGCCGCGCAGGACACGACGCGCATCGCGAACCTGTTCCGCGACCTGCGCCCACCGCTGGAGATCGTGGGGCGGCCCGCCGTGCGCTGGACGCTGGAAGAGCGCATGGCGGTCCACAAGGTGCCCGGCGTCAGCGTGGCGCTCATCGAGAACGGCCGGATCGCGTGGGCGGGCGGCGTGGGCGTGCTCGAGGCGGGCAGGCCGGACCCGGTCACCCCGGCCACTCTCTTCCAGGCGGCGTCCATCAGCAAGCCCGTCGCGGCCACGGCCATGCTGCGGCTGGTGCAGCGCGGCACGCTGGATCTGGATGCCGACGTGAACGGCTACCTCACGTCGTGGCAGGTGCCGCGCAACCGCTTCACCGAGGCGCAGAAGGTCACGCTGCGGCGCATCGTCAGCCACAACGCGGGCCTTACCGTGCACGGCTTTGGGGGCTACGCGCAGGGCGCGGCCGTGCCCACGACCGTGCAGGTGCTGAACGGCGCGGCGCCCGCCAACAGCAAGCCTGTCGTGGCGGATACGCTCCCGGGCGCCATCGGCCGGTACTCCGGCGGCGGCTTTACGGTGATGCAGCAGCTGCTGGAAGATGTATCCCGCCAGCCCTTCGCCGACCTGATGCAGCGCCAGGTGCTCACCCCCGCGGGGATGCGGAGCAGCACCTACCAGCAGCCGCTCCCCGCGTCGCGCCACGCCCAGGCGGCGCGCGGGCACCGGCCGTCCGGCGAGGTGATCGCGGGCGGGTGGCACATGTATCCCGAGCAGGCCGCCGCCGGGCTGTGGACCACGCCCACGGACCTGGCCACCTGGCTCATCGCCCTTTCCGACGCCTCCGCCGGGCGCTCCACATCGCTGCTCTCGCGCGAGATGGCCACGCAGATGCTCACCGTGCAGAAGGACGGCTTCGGCCTCGGCATGCAGCTGTCGGGGAGCGGCGACAGCTTCGGCTTTGGCCACAACGGCAGCAACGAGGGATACCGTGCCTTCGCGTACCTCTTTCCGGGGACGGGCTCGGGGCTGGTCGTGATGACCAACGGCGACAACGGCGGCCCGCTGGCCCAGGAGCTCATCCGCGCCGTGGCCGCCGAGTACGGCTGGCCGCGGTTCCAGGCGGACAACCTGACTCCCGCCGTACTGGATTCGGCCTCCCTGGCCGGCCTCGTGGGCCAGTATACGCTCGGCGACCCCAGCCGCACCGCGGAGGTGCGCCTGGAGGGCGGCAGGCTGGTGCTGCACGGCCCGCCCGGCACCGTCCAGGAGCTGGTACCCGTGAATCCGACGCGCTTCGTGACGGCGCAGACGTACTGGCGCGTCGACTTCACCCGCGACGCCACGGGCCGGGGCACGACCATCAAGGTCTTCCGCACCGGCGGCCCGCCGCTGGAGGGCCCGCGCGCGTCCTGAGCGACGGGGCATCGTGGACGAACGGCGTGACCCCCGGCGATGCGCTCGCCGGGGGTCTCGTCTCATGCGGCGGTCAGCCGCCGCACCACTTCCTGCGCGCCCTTCTTGTACAGCGTGATGCACACCAGGGCGCCATCCGGGGCAATCACCATCCAGTTGCGGTCCCGCTTCTTGATTACCCACACGCCGGGCGGAGGTGGCGGGGGAGGGAAGGGCGACTTTGGCTTGCGAGGCATGGGTCGGCTCCGTGTCT includes:
- a CDS encoding serine hydrolase domain-containing protein: MHRTKLFLVFAALAACAPKPPAATVPAAAAQDTTRIANLFRDLRPPLEIVGRPAVRWTLEERMAVHKVPGVSVALIENGRIAWAGGVGVLEAGRPDPVTPATLFQAASISKPVAATAMLRLVQRGTLDLDADVNGYLTSWQVPRNRFTEAQKVTLRRIVSHNAGLTVHGFGGYAQGAAVPTTVQVLNGAAPANSKPVVADTLPGAIGRYSGGGFTVMQQLLEDVSRQPFADLMQRQVLTPAGMRSSTYQQPLPASRHAQAARGHRPSGEVIAGGWHMYPEQAAAGLWTTPTDLATWLIALSDASAGRSTSLLSREMATQMLTVQKDGFGLGMQLSGSGDSFGFGHNGSNEGYRAFAYLFPGTGSGLVVMTNGDNGGPLAQELIRAVAAEYGWPRFQADNLTPAVLDSASLAGLVGQYTLGDPSRTAEVRLEGGRLVLHGPPGTVQELVPVNPTRFVTAQTYWRVDFTRDATGRGTTIKVFRTGGPPLEGPRAS